Proteins encoded within one genomic window of Amycolatopsis nigrescens CSC17Ta-90:
- a CDS encoding class F sortase has protein sequence MTSPRTAGRHGRTLAAVLLLGLVSLAGCGSGGSGGSDTAPAAPPRVDPPAAVPTPAERPEPAAVDVPKIGAHSTLVPLGLNPDNTIEVPPVTQPMQAGWYSYGPAPGETGPAVILGHVDGDKQPGIFYRLKEMAPGDAVRVSRKDGSSVDFVVRRVEQVDKDEFPTDAVYGDTAAPELRLITCGGGFDRTVRSYRDNIIVYAALA, from the coding sequence GTGACTAGTCCGCGAACAGCGGGCCGCCACGGGCGCACGCTCGCGGCGGTCCTGCTGCTCGGCCTGGTTTCGTTGGCGGGCTGTGGTTCCGGAGGTTCCGGCGGCTCCGACACAGCACCCGCGGCGCCGCCGCGAGTGGACCCGCCCGCCGCCGTGCCCACTCCGGCGGAGCGTCCGGAACCGGCCGCGGTGGACGTGCCCAAGATCGGCGCGCATTCCACCCTGGTGCCGCTCGGGCTCAATCCGGACAACACGATCGAGGTGCCGCCGGTGACCCAGCCGATGCAGGCAGGCTGGTACTCCTACGGTCCGGCGCCGGGCGAAACCGGGCCCGCGGTCATTCTCGGTCATGTCGACGGGGACAAGCAGCCGGGGATTTTCTACCGGCTCAAGGAAATGGCGCCGGGTGACGCGGTGCGGGTGTCCAGAAAGGACGGATCCAGCGTGGACTTCGTGGTGCGGCGGGTGGAACAGGTGGACAAGGACGAATTCCCCACGGACGCGGTGTACGGCGACACCGCTGCACCGGAATTGCGGCTGATCACCTGCGGCGGCGGTTTCGACCGGACCGTGCGCAGTTATCGGGACAACATCATCGTTTACGCGGCTCTGGCCTGA